One Chondrinema litorale genomic window, GTTGAAACGATTGATCATTTAGATGTACTTGTTACTGAGTTAGATGCAGAACATCCATCTTTAATTCCTTTTAGAAGATCAGGCATAGAAACACTTTAATTATTATAAGCAATTTAATTTTTGCCTGAAAATCAATTTAAAGTTTACAATTCCTTAAAACAAGCTAGCTTTTCTTATGATTTTTTTAAAATTTCACCGGAAAAGCGAGTTTTTCCATTGTCTATTCTAAAAAATTTAGTAATATTTGCAGGTTTATTGTTAAATTCATGCAGATTCTTTCAAGAAAAATGCAGGAATTGACTATACTACCCCTATATAACCAGTTATAAATTGAAAACACTACTACCCTGTACACTTAAATTAAAGGTATTTATACTTTTAATTGCAGGAGTAAATTTTGTATCCTGCACTAATCACGAAAATGCAGAAGCCACTCACCCAGATGAGGACGTAACAAGATATGTCAATCCGAATTTAGGCCCTATTGATGGCAAGTGGTTTTTTTACTCTCCTGCAGCATTGCCTTTCGGCATGGCTAAACTCAGTCCTTACACTAATTCTTTAGGAAATGTTGGTTCATCGCTTCCAGCCGGATATGATGATACACATACTTCTATTGAAGGTTTTGGGCACATGCACGAATTCCAAATTGGAGGTCTACTCATTATGCCAACTACTGGCAAAATAGTTACCTCACCCGGAAGTCTTAAAATACCAGATGCTGGCTACAGAAGCCGGTTTGAGAAAAGAGAAGAAATAGCCACTACAGGTTATTATGCTGTAAAGCTGAAAGACTACGATATAGAAGCCGAGCTAACTGCTACAAAAAATGTGGGTTTACACAGGTATACATTCCCAGCTTCTTCAGATTCACATATATTATTTGATATTGGTCGCAAGCAAGGTGAGCGTAATAGTATGATAGATGCCAGTGCAAAGATGATATCTGATACAGAATTAGAAGGTTGCATTGAGACGTATCCTGATTATAACCAACTACACGACCCTGAAAAACATGTAAAAATGTTTTTTGCAGCACGTTTAAGTAAAGCACCAAAAGAAGTTGGCAGTTTTAATAAGACTGGTTACACCTCTGGCAATACCCAAACAGACAAGACTGAAAACGGACTCATTTTTACTTTCTCCACTGTTAAAAACGAAGAAATAGAAATGCAGGTAAGCCTTTCATTTACAAGTACCGAAAGTGCTTGGCTCAATATGCAAAAAGAAACAGCTCATATCAATTTTGATCAGGCACGTGAAAATGCAAGAGCAGCATGGCAAAATGTACTCTCTAGAGTACAGGTTTCGGGAGGTACAAAAGAAGATAAAGTTAAATTCTACACTGGCTTGTATCATGCGGTTTTGGGAAGAGGGATAAAAGACCAACTAAATGGACAAAACCTAATAAATTATAAAGGCACTATGCAATTTTCGTCTGAAGAGATGACTAGTAGTGAGTTGAAAAAAGAAAAAATGGTGCCGCAAACCTGAGTTTTTCATAATTATAAAATCTCTGTTTATTAAATAATAAAGTGCAAACAAATCAATCCGAATTGCACAATCATATCACTCAGATATGAAAATGAAATCCACTAAATATTTTCATGTATACCCAGAAAAATTGTGCTATCAAATTGGAAGATAGTGTAGCAGATTTTTTTCTAAAAGTGGTAATATTATACTAGCTGTAAGTATAAATCTATTAACAAAACAAGCTAAACGTTAGGCAAATTAGGCTGTGACTATACTTAAGATGTACGTAAGATAATCACTTATAAACATTAATTTTTTAATTAATTATTATTTGGTTTAATAAGCCGAATGATACTTATCAGGCTAAGGGATGGATATTAGTATTGCAGTTATAAAAGATAGAAGAATTGAGCAAATTCTTGAAAAAAATGGCTATAACATTAAACAAGTGAAAATTTATTACAGCCCATTTTCAGGTTGGCTAGTAGATTTGCTTATTTTATTTATACTTCAACTAGTTATTGCAATATACTTACTCCCTTATAAGTATATTTATTTTTACTCTACGTATTTTGCTTTATATATCATAGCATCATATTTAATTTCAGCCTTTTTAAATAACTCTTTTGTAACCACCAAAACAGAGTTAATAGTAATTAATCCTAACTTTCCTTTTCAAAAATTTACTAGTTATAGTACTATCAATATTCAGCAAGTGAGCATTGGTAATTCTAAATGGAAATATTTAAACTGGTTGTTCTTACAGTTTTCTGGAAATTATATTCAGATAGTAGATAAAAAGAAGAGCACAAAGTATTTCTGTACTTCTTTAGCACTCGATGCTTGGGACGACAACCTTGCTCAAAGGTCAGTCGATAGCTTTTTAAGCCATTTTCAAAAAATGAATGTATCTACCAATTTATTGGTTCACAAGAAGTAATTTTAAAAATACACCACTTTTAGTGTAAATTATTCAAAATACTGGATACAATTTTGTGATAATTTAAATCTTTATGATAGCCTGCTTTTGATTTCACATTAAGTGTAGGTAATTTAACAGGCTCATTAAAAATTGTATCCATTTATGAAAAAATTGTACTTTTTAGTTTTACTGGAATTTATTTCAGTTTGTGCATTTGCACAAAAAAAGCCAAAGATCGATGCAAACAAGAAAGCGGTAATTGCTTCTTTGGATGGTAAATTTGACGAATTAACTGAACTAAGCGACAAAATTTGGTCGTACGAAGAAATTGCATTTCAAGAAACAAAATCAGCCGAAGCACTAGTCGCATACGCTAAGGCACAAGGTTTTGCTGTAAAAACCGGAGTAGCAGATATTCCAACAGCATTTATTGCAGAATATGGTTCTGGTGAGCCTATCATCGGAATTATGGGTGAGTTTGATGCACTTCCAGGCTTATCTCAAAAAACAGTTCCTACAAAAGACCCACTTAACGAAGGAAAACCCGGACATGGTTGTGGTCACAATCTTTTCGGTGTGGCTTCTCTCGGTGCAGCTACTGCCATTAAAGAACTAATAGAAGAAGGAAAACTAAAAGGAACAGTAAGATTTTACGGTACTCCTGCAGAAGAGAAATTCTTTGGTAAACTTTGGATGATTAGAGCCGGACTTTTTGACGATTTAGATGTAATGATG contains:
- a CDS encoding glycoside hydrolase domain-containing protein; amino-acid sequence: MKTLLPCTLKLKVFILLIAGVNFVSCTNHENAEATHPDEDVTRYVNPNLGPIDGKWFFYSPAALPFGMAKLSPYTNSLGNVGSSLPAGYDDTHTSIEGFGHMHEFQIGGLLIMPTTGKIVTSPGSLKIPDAGYRSRFEKREEIATTGYYAVKLKDYDIEAELTATKNVGLHRYTFPASSDSHILFDIGRKQGERNSMIDASAKMISDTELEGCIETYPDYNQLHDPEKHVKMFFAARLSKAPKEVGSFNKTGYTSGNTQTDKTENGLIFTFSTVKNEEIEMQVSLSFTSTESAWLNMQKETAHINFDQARENARAAWQNVLSRVQVSGGTKEDKVKFYTGLYHAVLGRGIKDQLNGQNLINYKGTMQFSSEEMTSSELKKEKMVPQT